The proteins below come from a single Pichia kudriavzevii chromosome 2, complete sequence genomic window:
- a CDS encoding uncharacterized protein (PKUD0B06190; similar to Saccharomyces cerevisiae YMR224C (MRE11); ancestral locus Anc_8.744), whose product MPEVTFIEPGPDTFRILLTTDNHVGYMENDQIRGDDSWKTFAEILSIGRERDVDFILQGGDLFHVNSPTKKSYYHVMRSLREHCWCDKPIEYKLVSDPSDAMAAKHFTYPAEYDMNVNVGMPLYAISGNHDDATGEELLSPLDVLGVSGLLNHFGRVIDNEQISICPLLFNKGSTNLALYGLHSIREERLMKTMASGNLEFLEPDTGDDGTIQWFNLMCIHQNHVHRPGVKVVEETSLPTFLDFILWGHEHDCRPVAMRNDITGSYILQAGSSIATSLTEGETLDKHVYILSIKGKDFSLEPIKLKTVRPFVMKDVILSRTGLRATSSNKKEVLNFLMMQVELMIEKANSVWKENNVELFEEGIVTEADIPLPLIRLRVEYSGGYEVENPRYFSNRFVGKVANVNDVVLFYKKKKYQGRNGRKLLVDKGECESDIDDEVNDDNEDLLGFANEDEENNILGMINDKINDQDLILLTKKKVSETLENLVEHDQERSILNRFVQTEEEEHIDLLEKLTIEEDSDTFEGLDTGSVKDVKKSFRELAKRIRIETQLNTGSSTVEERVGSGESADRATKTAGPVLFNAQSTKASSSRVAGEIPVKGTRTSDYAVNSESEKEEEAEHETRSALFDIPLPESVRKATTPNPSRGSTSQRGRARTYARPKTRVNAFRNQKSTQNSLLDVLMGKK is encoded by the coding sequence ATGCCTGAAGTGACATTCATTGAACCAGGACCAGACACTTTCCGCATTCTTTTAACTACGGACAATCATGTTGGATATATGGAGAATGATCAAATAAGAGGCGATGATTCTTGGAAAACATTTGCAGAAATATTATCCATTGGAAGGGAACGTGATGTCGACTTTATTTTGCAAGGTGGCGACTTATTTCATGTTAACTCACCTACAAAAAAGTCATACTACCATGTCATGAGATCTTTACGAGAACATTGCTGGTGTGATAAACCTATTGAATATAAACTGGTGTCGGATCCCAGTGATGCGATGGCGGCAAAACATTTCACGTATCCTGCTGAGTACGACATGAATGTAAATGTGGGTATGCCGTTATATGCCATCAGTGGTAACCATGATGATGCAACAGGTGAAGAGTTGTTATCACCTTTGGACGTTTTGGGTGTGAGCGGTCTTTTGAACCATTTTGGAAGAGTCATAGATAATGAGCAAATCAGTATTTGTCCACTTTTGTTTAACAAGGGAAGTACCAATCTAGCATTGTATGGATTGCATAGTATCAGAGAGGAGCggttgatgaaaacaatggCCAGCGGCAATTTAGAGTTTTTGGAACCAGATACAGGTGATGACGGCACCATCCAGTGGTTCAATTTGATGTGTATCCATCAGAACCACGTTCATCGGCCAGGTGTGAAAGTGGTGGAGGAGACATCATTGCCCACGTTTTTGGACTTCATTTTATGGGGACATGAGCATGATTGCAGGCCTGTTGCCATGAGAAATGACATTACTGGTTCATACATTTTGCAGGCTGGTTCTTCCATTGCTACATCTCTAACTGAAGGGGAAACGTTGGACAAACATGTGTATATCTTAAGCATAAAGGGTAAGGACTTCTCCTTAGAACctataaaattgaaaactgtTCGTCCATTTGTAATGAAAGATGTGATACTAAGCAGGACAGGATTGCGTGCTACGAGctcaaacaaaaaagaagtcttgaactttttgatgatgCAGGTTGAATTGATGATTGAAAAGGCCAATTCTGTATGGAAAGAGAACAATGTCGAActgtttgaagaaggtaTTGTTACAGAAGCAGATATTCCGCTACCTCTAATTAGATTGCGAGTCGAGTATTCTGGTGGATACGAAGTTGAGAACCCTCGGTATTTCTCAAATCGATTTGTGGGTAAAGTAGCTAACGTAAATGATGTTGTATTGTTttacaaaaagaagaaataccAGGGCCGCAATGGGAGAAAACTTTTGGTTGATAAGGGGGAATGCGAAAgtgatattgatgatgaagttaaTGACGACAATGAGGATCTGTTAGGTTTTGctaatgaagatgaagaaaataacataCTAGGAATGATCAACGATAAGATCAATGATCAAGACCTAATCTTGctgacaaaaaaaaaagtatcGGAAACACTTGAAAATCTTGTTGAACATGATCAAGAAAGGAGTATTTTGAATAGGTTTGTACAAACGGAGGAGGAAGAGCATATTGACCTTTTAGAGAAACTCACCATTGAGGAAGATTCGGATACTTTTGAGGGCTTGGACACTGGCAGTGTCAAAGACGTGAAGAAAAGTTTTAGGGAACTCGcaaaaagaataagaaTTGAAACACAGTTAAACACTGGATCGTCTACGGTTGAAGAAAGAGTAGGAAGCGGAGAATCAGCAGATAGAGCAACCAAAACCGCTGGGCCTGTGCTGTTCAATGCACAGAGCACAAAGGCGTCGTCGAGCAGGGTTGCTGGAGAAATACCGGTTAAAGGAACCAGAACCAGCGATTACGCTGTTAACtctgaatctgaaaaagaagaagaagcgGAG
- a CDS encoding uncharacterized protein (PKUD0B06200; similar to Saccharomyces cerevisiae YLR248W (RCK2) and YGL158W (RCK1); ancestral locus Anc_1.390), with translation MSLSQNYRLSQMAPLPPIKRVTLGKTIGHGGFAIVKIAETKSENPRHVAIKFVYLPFAKEKGLSEKEIAREAYIQRQVPHQNIIKMYDFAYNSDWAWIALELAENGELFDKIEPDLGVDQDVAHFYFTQLIHAVSFLHSKGVAHRDIKPENLVLDLRGNLKLTDFGLAVVFQKKTGPKRKCNKPCGSPPYAAPEIVTENYDPALCDIWSCGIVLFVLLTGKIAWEMPVMQDSDYAYFVRNKGEILVSPWNKIDLGALSLLRKILVPNVKDRISIEKIKQHQWMLKDRGLLDSRGMCKDPNKLTARLLVNLYINMGDNEFKKVTEYSNTQKSNSKRRMDTQPTHINIVDDLTDSSKIHVDNYSISQQPYTESSKRKKLKNTSDLKHQRELELIAMDPAILQFYRQEDDIDVNTRHKTIDKEISKYTEQIRKHPELYADNMTRFFSFAALDTIISLLTESLVQLNIIEDDEDDELKQMTQEVINNKKYEGVIRFKIEFIDDYNSRLVGDIVVDKVADNLVARKIEFIRKLGDPLEWRRFFKRVTILCRDVVYYPE, from the coding sequence ATGTCTCTATCACAGAACTACCGTTTGTCTCAAATGGCGCCCTTGCCTCCGATTAAAAGGGTGACACTTGGGAAGACCATTGGCCATGGTGGTTTTGCAATAGTGAAAATTGCAGAAACAAAGAGTGAAAATCCAAGGCATGTTGCTATCAAGTTTGTATATCTTCCATTTGCAAAGGAAAAGGGCCTGtcagagaaagaaattgcAAGAGAGGCATATATCCAAAGACAGGTTCCGCatcaaaatattattaAGATGTACGATTTTGCATATAACAGTGATTGGGCATGGATAGCATTAGAACTGGCTGAAAATGGAGAACTCTTCGATAAGATTGAGCCCGACTTAGGTGTGGATCAAGATGTTGctcatttttatttcacGCAGCTTATACATGCCGTTTCCTTTTTACACTCTAAAGGTGTTGCACATCGAGATATTAAGCCTGAAAATTTGGTCTTGGACTTACGTGGTAATCTGAAATTAACGGATTTTGGATTGGCTGTGGTTTTTCAGAAAAAGACCGGACCTAAGAGAAAATGCAATAAGCCTTGTGGATCACCCCCATATGCAGCACCCGAGATTGTGACTGAGAACTATGACCCAGCACTTTGTGACATATGGTCATGTGGAATTGTGTTATTTGTTTTACTCACAGGGAAAATTGCATGGGAAATGCCTGTTATGCAAGACAGTGATTATGCCTACTTTGTTCGAAACAAGGGAGAAATATTAGTTAGTCCTTGGAATAAGATAGATCTAGGTGCACTGAGCTTACTGAGGAAGATCCTTGTCCCAAATGTGAAGGATCGGATTAGtatagaaaaaatcaaacaacaTCAATGGATGCTTAAAGATAGAGGCCTGCTAGACTCTAGAGGTATGTGCAAAGATCCTAATAAATTAACTGCCAGGTTGCTGGTAAATCTTTATATTAACATGGGTGACAATGAGTTCAAAAAGGTTACTGAATACTCGAATACACAGAAGAGTAATAGTAAGAGACGCATGGATACACAACCTACGCATATCaacattgttgatgatttaaCCGATAGTTCAAAGATAcatgttgataattattCTATATCACAACAGCCATACACTGAAAGTagcaaaagaaagaagctGAAAAACACAAGCGATTTAAAGCACCAAAGAGAGCTGGAATTAATCGCCATGGACCCTGcaattttgcaattttACAGacaagaagatgatattgatgtgAACACTCGTCATAAAACAATTGATAAAGAGATCTCGAAATACACAGAACAGATAAGAAAGCATCCAGAACTTTATGCTGATAACATGACAAGGTTCTTCTCTTTTGCCGCTTTGGACACGATTATTTCCTTGTTGACTGAATCGTTAGTTCAATTAAATATTATTGAGGACgacgaagatgatgaattgaagCAAATGACGCAGGAAGtgatcaacaacaaaaagtaCGAGGGTGTAATACGGTTTAAGATTGAATTCATTGACGATTACAACAGTCGGCTAGTTGGTGATATTGTCGTTGATAAGGTTGCTGATAACCTAGTAGCCAGAAAGATTGAATTTATTCGTAAATTGGGGGATCCGTTAGAATGGAGACGTTTCTTCAAACGAGTTACAATATTATGCAGAGATGTTGTTTACTATCCAGAGTAG